A genomic stretch from Verrucomicrobiales bacterium includes:
- a CDS encoding molybdopterin-dependent oxidoreductase, which produces MNENLSRRKLITRGIAVAAGVSGLGVAARLADKYGLIPPDGRGPYGPGTALTYAADRLLTRHKLAREFPRNKISKTPFANGKPPETDAFKRLQAGGFTDWRLKVDGLVANPGSFSISDLRSLPLSSQITQVICEEGWSYIAEWIGTPLSSVLLAAGMLPQAKFVVYFSIERAEWWDSLDLADALHPQTLLAYGFNGGDLPVGFGGPLRMRVPRQLAYKSVKYINHLTVTNTLEPFGKGLGSASPEGGYSWHAGI; this is translated from the coding sequence ATGAACGAGAACCTTTCCCGCCGAAAGCTGATCACCCGTGGAATAGCAGTCGCTGCCGGGGTATCAGGCTTGGGCGTCGCTGCACGCCTCGCCGACAAGTACGGCCTGATCCCACCCGACGGCCGAGGCCCCTACGGACCCGGAACCGCATTGACCTATGCCGCCGACCGATTGCTTACCCGTCACAAACTCGCCCGGGAGTTTCCTCGGAACAAGATCTCGAAGACTCCATTCGCCAACGGCAAGCCTCCGGAGACGGACGCCTTCAAGCGGCTGCAGGCGGGCGGGTTCACCGATTGGCGGTTGAAGGTGGACGGCCTGGTTGCCAACCCGGGATCCTTCTCAATCTCCGACCTCCGAAGCCTTCCGCTGAGCAGTCAAATCACCCAAGTAATCTGCGAGGAGGGTTGGTCCTACATCGCCGAATGGATCGGAACTCCATTATCATCGGTCCTCCTGGCTGCCGGCATGCTCCCTCAGGCCAAGTTCGTGGTGTATTTCTCGATCGAGAGAGCAGAGTGGTGGGACAGCCTCGACCTGGCTGATGCCTTACACCCGCAGACGCTGTTAGCTTATGGCTTCAACGGAGGAGATCTCCCCGTCGGATTCGGCGGTCCGTTGCGAATGCGTGTCCCCCGCCAACTGGCGTACAAGAGCGTCAAGTACATCAATCATCTGACGGTGACCAACACGCTCGAGCCCTTCGGCAAAGGCCTCGGTTCCGCCTCCCCCGAAGGTGGCTATTCCTGGCACGCCGGGATTTGA
- a CDS encoding cytochrome b/b6 domain-containing protein, with translation MAEPSISPATESCPDRGGTRGTTQVRHSLTTRSTHWIVTLCFLALLVTGIEIVISHPRFYWGEEGNVNTPPWFSLPIPSSRASVPTGYAHVLPDQNGWSRALHFQTAWILVPTGLYYLISGLRSGHLKRNLIPASGELSPTALLRSSLNHLRFRPHAASLHYNPVQRISYLIVILGAFPLMIWTGLAMSPAFTSAFPFFVEVLGGHQSARTLHFFATVFLTLFLLAHLVMIYRTGFRKLTWAMITGNVEKNS, from the coding sequence ATGGCTGAACCATCAATTTCCCCAGCTACCGAGTCTTGCCCCGATCGAGGCGGCACCCGCGGAACGACTCAGGTTCGACACTCTCTCACGACCCGTTCAACCCACTGGATAGTGACTTTGTGCTTTTTGGCGCTGCTGGTCACGGGGATCGAGATCGTTATCTCCCATCCGCGTTTTTATTGGGGCGAAGAAGGCAACGTCAACACCCCTCCGTGGTTCTCCCTTCCGATTCCGTCGTCACGGGCTTCGGTGCCCACAGGGTATGCCCACGTACTACCAGACCAGAACGGATGGAGCCGCGCGCTGCACTTTCAAACCGCTTGGATTCTGGTCCCTACCGGGCTTTATTACCTCATTTCAGGTCTCCGCTCCGGCCACCTCAAACGTAACCTGATACCCGCATCGGGGGAGCTCTCACCGACGGCGCTCCTGCGGTCCAGCCTCAACCACCTGCGCTTCCGTCCCCATGCGGCGAGCCTGCACTACAACCCGGTTCAGCGGATCAGCTACCTCATCGTAATCCTCGGAGCATTCCCGCTGATGATTTGGACTGGCTTGGCGATGTCCCCGGCGTTCACTTCCGCGTTCCCGTTTTTCGTGGAGGTTCTTGGAGGGCACCAATCGGCACGCACCCTGCACTTTTTCGCTACCGTGTTCCTGACGCTCTTTTTGCTCGCTCATCTGGTCATGATCTACCGGACCGGCTTTAGGAAGCTCACCTGGGCAATGATCACTGGTAACGTGGAAAAGAATTCATGA